One window from the genome of Thermodesulfobacteriota bacterium encodes:
- a CDS encoding HEPN domain-containing protein has protein sequence MMDLEVLFRYRMAQAEETLSDARAMLAAELTPRSVVNRAYYAVFYAVLALLLHEDIDHRTSRHSGVIAAFDRAFVHTGRLDREHSRTLHRLFDARQEADYREFSSCSREDAAAAVSAAEKLLCGVRQIIAESTP, from the coding sequence ATGATGGACCTGGAGGTCCTCTTTCGCTACCGGATGGCGCAAGCTGAGGAAACCCTGTCCGACGCACGGGCGATGCTCGCTGCGGAACTCACGCCACGGTCCGTGGTGAACCGGGCCTACTATGCGGTCTTCTACGCGGTCTTGGCGCTCCTGCTCCACGAAGACATCGATCACCGGACATCCAGGCACTCGGGCGTCATCGCCGCCTTCGATCGTGCCTTCGTGCACACCGGCAGGCTAGACCGGGAACATTCACGGACGCTGCACCGCCTGTTCGACGCCCGGCAGGAGGCAGACTACCGGGAGTTCTCCTCGTGCTCCCGAGAGGATGCCGCCGCGGCCGTGAGCGCCGCGGAGAAGCTTCTTTGCGGAGTCCGACAGATCATCGCAGAGTCGACGCCCTGA
- the dtd gene encoding D-aminoacyl-tRNA deacylase, whose translation MRAVVQRVSRAEVRVEGRVVGAVGTGFLVFLGVEGGDGEDDAGYVAEKVAGLRVFEDDGGKMNLGLQDVGGGVLLVSQFTLVGDCRKGRRPSFTASAPPDTAEALYLSVARRLAAQGLPVATGRFRAEMEVALVNQGPVTLLLDSRRRF comes from the coding sequence GTGCGAGCGGTGGTGCAGCGGGTCAGCCGGGCCGAGGTGCGGGTGGAGGGCCGGGTCGTCGGCGCCGTGGGCACCGGGTTCCTCGTCTTCCTGGGGGTGGAGGGGGGCGACGGGGAGGACGACGCGGGGTACGTGGCCGAGAAGGTCGCAGGCCTGCGGGTCTTCGAGGACGACGGGGGGAAGATGAACCTCGGCCTCCAGGACGTGGGGGGCGGCGTCCTCCTGGTGAGCCAGTTCACCCTCGTGGGCGACTGCCGCAAGGGGCGCCGGCCGTCGTTTACGGCCAGCGCCCCGCCCGACACAGCCGAGGCCCTCTATCTGTCCGTGGCCCGCCGCCTTGCGGCGCAGGGTCTGCCCGTGGCTACCGGCCGCTTTCGGGCCGAGATGGAGGTGGCGCTGGTGAACCAGGGCCCCGTGACCCTGCTCCTGGACTCGCGGCGGAGGTTTTGA
- the mutS gene encoding DNA mismatch repair protein MutS: MMRQYLELKQAHPGCILMFRLGDFYEMFFDDAQVASRVLEITLTSRDKGEGAVPMCGVPWHAARAHIARLVESGHKVAVCDQVEDPRQAKGLVRREVVQVVTPGLVTDTEMIDAKRAQYLLALHPGRRGVGFSYADVTTGEFRVGEARNWEAAAAEVARIEPREVLVAEGRRSEIPADALPPGVPVAEVPGRDFDGRRARAALRAHFGVAGLAGYGVEDLDEGVKAAAAVLRYVEAHCKGGLATLRRLSRHRGGDSLVLDEATKRNLELFRTLSGERREGSLLHLADRTCTAMGGRRLREWLAFPLLDVGAIDGRLDAVDELVRRGETRRKVRDTLRSVHDLARLGGKAAQGTANARDLVALRRSLEAVPGLAALLGGAEAALLGEVAGALDPLPEVAGLLARALADDPPAVLTEGGLLRDGYHPEVDELRAIQRDGRGWIARLQARERERTGIASLKVGFNKVFGYFLEVTRANLAAVPPDYERRQTLANAERFVTPQLKDMEQKVLGAEDRARALEYEGFVEVRRETARHLDRLQATARAVEILDVLASFADLAVERGYVRPRVHAGVGIELRGGRHPVVEALGEERFVPNDVCVAGEGAHLLILTGPNMAGKSTILRQTALIVLLAQAGSFVPAESARVGAVDRIFTRVGASDDLARGRSTFMVEMTETANILHNATGRSLIVLDEIGRGTSTFDGLSIAWAVAEYLHELGAPTLFATHYHELTDLARTLPGVANWNVAVKEWEGQVIFLRRLVEGGASRSYGIQVARLAGLPDRVLGRAREVLGNLEAGELDEVGQPRFALSARVRPGAARRGPSQLSLFASAAERRRDALVRELAGQSVDTLTPVEALVRLQDLCDRARTLISEGETP, from the coding sequence ATGATGCGACAGTACCTGGAGCTCAAGCAGGCGCATCCCGGGTGCATCCTTATGTTTCGCCTGGGGGACTTCTACGAGATGTTCTTCGACGACGCCCAGGTGGCGTCCCGGGTGCTGGAGATCACCCTCACCAGCCGGGACAAGGGAGAGGGTGCGGTGCCCATGTGCGGCGTGCCCTGGCACGCGGCCCGCGCCCACATCGCGCGGCTCGTGGAGAGCGGGCACAAGGTGGCCGTCTGCGACCAGGTGGAGGATCCCCGGCAGGCCAAGGGGCTCGTGCGGCGCGAGGTCGTCCAGGTGGTGACGCCGGGGCTCGTGACCGACACGGAGATGATCGACGCCAAGCGGGCCCAGTATCTCCTGGCGCTCCACCCCGGCCGGCGGGGGGTGGGGTTTTCCTATGCCGACGTGACCACGGGGGAGTTCCGGGTGGGGGAGGCCCGGAACTGGGAGGCGGCGGCCGCCGAGGTGGCGCGGATCGAGCCCCGGGAGGTGCTGGTGGCCGAGGGGCGCCGCAGCGAGATCCCGGCCGACGCTCTCCCGCCGGGCGTCCCGGTGGCGGAAGTGCCGGGGCGGGATTTCGACGGCCGGCGCGCCCGGGCGGCCCTGAGGGCGCACTTCGGGGTGGCGGGCCTGGCGGGGTACGGGGTGGAGGACCTGGACGAGGGGGTCAAGGCCGCCGCCGCGGTGCTGCGCTACGTGGAGGCCCATTGCAAGGGAGGGCTCGCGACGCTGCGGCGCCTGTCCCGGCACCGGGGCGGGGACTCCCTGGTGCTGGACGAGGCCACCAAACGAAACCTCGAGCTCTTCCGCACCCTCTCGGGAGAGCGCCGGGAGGGCTCGCTCCTCCACCTGGCCGACCGGACCTGCACGGCCATGGGGGGGCGGCGGCTGCGGGAGTGGCTCGCCTTTCCCCTGCTGGACGTGGGCGCCATCGACGGGCGGCTCGACGCGGTGGACGAGCTCGTCCGCCGGGGCGAGACCCGCCGCAAGGTTCGCGACACCCTTCGCTCGGTGCACGACCTGGCCCGCCTGGGGGGCAAGGCGGCCCAGGGCACGGCCAACGCCCGAGACCTGGTGGCGCTGCGGCGCTCCCTGGAGGCGGTTCCGGGGCTCGCCGCGCTGCTGGGCGGCGCCGAGGCGGCCCTGCTGGGCGAGGTGGCCGGGGCGCTCGACCCTCTGCCCGAGGTGGCCGGGCTCCTTGCGCGGGCGCTGGCCGACGACCCCCCCGCGGTGCTCACCGAGGGGGGGCTCCTGCGCGACGGCTACCACCCCGAGGTGGACGAGCTGCGGGCCATCCAGCGCGACGGCAGAGGCTGGATCGCCCGCCTCCAGGCCCGGGAGCGGGAGCGAACCGGAATTGCCTCCCTCAAGGTGGGGTTCAACAAGGTCTTCGGGTACTTCCTCGAGGTGACCCGGGCCAACCTGGCCGCCGTCCCCCCCGACTACGAGCGCCGCCAGACGCTCGCCAACGCCGAGCGGTTCGTGACCCCGCAGCTCAAGGACATGGAGCAGAAGGTCCTGGGGGCCGAAGACCGGGCCCGGGCGCTGGAGTACGAGGGCTTCGTGGAGGTGCGCCGGGAGACGGCACGCCACCTGGACCGGCTCCAGGCCACCGCCCGGGCGGTGGAGATCCTCGACGTGCTGGCGAGCTTCGCCGACCTGGCCGTGGAGCGGGGCTACGTGCGGCCCCGGGTCCACGCCGGCGTCGGGATCGAGCTCCGGGGGGGGCGCCACCCGGTGGTCGAGGCCCTGGGCGAGGAGCGCTTCGTTCCCAACGACGTGTGCGTCGCAGGGGAGGGGGCGCACCTGCTGATCCTCACGGGCCCGAACATGGCGGGAAAATCCACGATCCTTCGCCAGACGGCCCTCATCGTCCTCCTGGCCCAGGCGGGGTCCTTCGTTCCGGCGGAGAGCGCACGGGTGGGAGCGGTGGACCGCATCTTCACCCGGGTCGGGGCCTCGGACGACCTGGCCCGGGGGCGCTCGACTTTCATGGTGGAGATGACCGAGACCGCCAACATCCTGCACAATGCCACCGGGCGAAGCCTCATCGTGCTCGACGAGATCGGCCGGGGTACCTCCACCTTCGACGGCCTCTCCATCGCCTGGGCGGTGGCCGAGTACCTGCACGAGCTGGGGGCGCCGACGCTGTTTGCCACCCACTACCACGAGCTCACGGACCTGGCGCGGACCCTGCCCGGCGTGGCCAACTGGAACGTGGCGGTCAAGGAGTGGGAGGGGCAGGTGATCTTCCTGCGGCGCCTGGTGGAGGGCGGCGCGAGCCGCTCCTACGGCATCCAGGTGGCCCGCCTGGCGGGGCTCCCGGACCGGGTGCTGGGCCGGGCCCGGGAGGTCCTGGGCAACCTGGAGGCCGGGGAGCTCGACGAGGTCGGCCAGCCCCGGTTCGCCCTCTCGGCGCGGGTGCGGCCCGGTGCGGCCCGGCGGGGACCCAGCCAACTGAGCCTGTTCGCCAGCGCGGCCGAGCGCCGGCGCGACGCCCTGGTGCGTGAGCTCGCGGGCCAGAGCGTCGACACCCTGACCCCGGTGGAGGCGCTGGTCCGGCTCCAGGACCTGTGCGACCGGGCCCGCACCCTCATCTCCGAAGGGGAGACCCCATGA
- a CDS encoding nucleotidyltransferase domain-containing protein has protein sequence MERLAMRARDRAIAEELKRRVAQQTALVELRVFGSRARGDADPDSDMDVFVEVEVLDRDVRDRVLDAAWEVGFSHHLVISPLVYSRQEVEESPLRASPILKAIAEEGVPV, from the coding sequence ATGGAGAGACTTGCTATGAGGGCGCGAGACAGGGCCATCGCCGAGGAGCTCAAGCGGCGGGTCGCACAGCAGACGGCGCTTGTCGAACTGCGCGTTTTCGGCTCTCGCGCAAGGGGTGACGCCGACCCCGACTCCGACATGGACGTGTTCGTCGAGGTCGAGGTGCTCGACCGCGACGTCCGGGACCGCGTCCTCGACGCGGCCTGGGAGGTAGGGTTCTCGCACCACCTCGTCATCTCCCCCCTCGTCTATTCGCGCCAAGAGGTGGAGGAGTCACCCCTGCGTGCCTCCCCCATCCTAAAGGCAATCGCCGAGGAAGGGGTGCCGGTATGA
- a CDS encoding VCBS repeat-containing protein, whose amino-acid sequence MLAQEAPGSDSIKDFIIAHHPEYVDVHPEEIESRWNLNGWEDLDLDETGAKDYRIVFYTSGASGAVLVFRREVGNYRLIWETGPQRRLGTGVGTGISALDIDGDGRPEIHLSTSTHRAEAHYLFRWDREKNELVSLLAGEDPEWPYGAFGGSSVVFADFDNDGRLEAMVNEDLIVPDRPMSRGPGAGQTTLWRFDGTKFEAVETRRTFDIDDPSVVNPYLARYTDIEVKPKAWRQSWLTGQGPGSSVEGQEHRHVVFYLGGVEDNQYRLDQVDRASFRVAAPQGTLLAPVRPQSALLKAAEADPASGNQGVGGPRIEVTFLVGDLLEMARAPQPVPDHLGRVCFDLQSNLTGQPGLVRAWACLPVSAQ is encoded by the coding sequence GTGTTGGCCCAAGAGGCTCCGGGCTCCGACTCCATCAAGGACTTCATCATTGCTCACCACCCGGAGTACGTGGATGTCCATCCGGAGGAGATCGAAAGTCGCTGGAATCTTAACGGCTGGGAAGATCTGGACCTCGACGAAACCGGGGCGAAGGACTACCGGATCGTCTTCTATACCAGCGGGGCCAGCGGGGCCGTGTTGGTGTTTCGGCGCGAGGTCGGCAACTACCGCCTGATCTGGGAAACCGGCCCTCAACGGCGCCTCGGGACGGGGGTGGGTACGGGCATTAGCGCCTTGGATATCGACGGCGACGGCCGGCCTGAGATTCACCTTTCGACGAGCACCCACCGCGCCGAGGCTCACTACCTGTTTCGGTGGGACCGAGAGAAGAACGAGTTGGTGAGCCTACTGGCAGGAGAGGACCCCGAGTGGCCCTATGGAGCCTTCGGCGGCTCCTCGGTGGTCTTCGCCGACTTCGACAACGATGGAAGACTCGAAGCCATGGTCAACGAGGACCTGATCGTACCGGATCGGCCTATGTCTCGCGGGCCGGGGGCCGGCCAGACCACGTTGTGGCGGTTCGACGGGACAAAATTCGAGGCGGTGGAGACGCGGCGTACCTTCGACATCGACGACCCGAGTGTGGTGAATCCCTATTTGGCCCGGTACACCGACATCGAGGTCAAGCCCAAGGCCTGGCGCCAGAGTTGGCTCACCGGGCAGGGGCCGGGCAGTAGCGTCGAGGGGCAGGAGCATCGGCACGTGGTGTTCTACCTGGGGGGCGTCGAGGACAATCAGTACCGCCTCGACCAGGTGGACCGGGCGAGCTTTCGGGTGGCGGCGCCGCAGGGCACGCTGCTTGCGCCCGTGCGGCCCCAGTCGGCGCTTCTGAAGGCCGCCGAGGCTGACCCGGCCTCGGGCAACCAGGGGGTGGGCGGCCCCCGGATCGAGGTGACCTTCCTCGTGGGCGACCTGCTCGAGATGGCGCGTGCCCCCCAGCCGGTGCCGGACCACCTGGGGCGCGTGTGCTTCGATCTCCAGTCGAACCTCACGGGCCAGCCTGGGCTGGTGCGTGCCTGGGCGTGCCTGCCGGTGTCGGCGCAGTAA
- a CDS encoding HIT domain-containing protein: MRGGVVEGGNVWAPWRIEYVRGPKTRGCVFCAALEAGADREHLVLHRGERAFVILNRYPYTAGHLMVVPNRHAAGLEDLGDAEAGEVWRLAVRARGALEAVLRPEGYNLGLNLGAAAGAGVRDHLHLHVVPRWVGDTNFMPVLGAVRVISQHLTEIYDSLAPRFAAGSGAPKPAAGRDPCSPS; this comes from the coding sequence TTGAGAGGCGGCGTCGTCGAGGGCGGCAACGTGTGGGCGCCGTGGCGCATCGAGTACGTGCGAGGGCCCAAGACCCGGGGCTGCGTCTTCTGCGCCGCCCTGGAGGCCGGAGCCGATCGGGAGCACCTGGTGCTCCACCGGGGGGAGCGGGCCTTCGTGATCCTCAACCGCTACCCCTACACCGCGGGGCACCTGATGGTGGTGCCCAACCGCCACGCCGCGGGCCTCGAGGACCTGGGCGACGCCGAGGCGGGCGAGGTCTGGCGGCTCGCGGTGCGGGCCCGGGGGGCCCTGGAGGCGGTGCTGCGCCCCGAGGGGTACAATCTGGGCCTAAACCTGGGTGCGGCGGCGGGGGCGGGGGTGCGGGATCACCTGCACCTGCACGTGGTGCCCCGCTGGGTGGGCGACACCAACTTCATGCCGGTGCTCGGGGCGGTCCGCGTGATCTCCCAGCACCTGACGGAGATCTACGACTCCCTGGCGCCCCGCTTCGCGGCGGGGTCCGGGGCCCCGAAACCTGCTGCGGGGAGAGACCCATGCTCGCCTTCGTGA
- a CDS encoding NFACT RNA binding domain-containing protein: MDAFLLARLAAELAEHWSGSWVQGVWQDREDRLVLRLRSPGRTAHLVLSPRPESPGLGLLARRPPCPESPPALAAYVRAHGEGKRLETIRCQPYERAVELWLGRKGQGVGVVLEATGRRGNLLALDAGGGLRAAWRWEGPERSPLRPLTPGATYRAPPAPAGVRLGEVAQGTFDAWVAAGEPLSRRLLGLGPALAAEVLHRHRQGGLTAWDAFETLRADYGRPGPVWEYGDCLSAVELTHRGAPLAVHPWGGALGRAGAWLEEARARAEAEAARRRQTREEGAFRDRLERRLEHIRADLAALPDPRALRGEAEALAAHLHRLAPGAPWADVPDLHEPGTVRRIALDPSLGPGANLDRLYRKARQVEAAGAALRVRLEETRQELARGPAQAVGGRGSARGRRGEEDARGEGPYRRYVSSDGWAIWVGRNGAENDRLLREARPWDLWLHAREAPGAHVLLRKPGREARPPDRTLAEAAGLAAAHSRLREDAGVEVLVAEAGRVRKPKGAGRGRVVVSGERTLRVAPGAGNPRLAPESALGARHR; this comes from the coding sequence ATGGATGCCTTTCTCCTTGCCCGCCTGGCGGCCGAGCTCGCGGAGCACTGGAGCGGCAGCTGGGTGCAGGGGGTGTGGCAGGACCGGGAGGACCGGCTGGTGCTGCGCCTGCGCTCGCCCGGCCGCACCGCCCATCTGGTCCTCTCCCCCCGTCCCGAGAGCCCCGGGCTGGGCCTTCTCGCCCGTCGGCCCCCCTGCCCCGAGAGTCCCCCGGCCCTGGCCGCCTACGTGCGGGCCCACGGGGAAGGGAAGCGCCTCGAGACCATAAGATGCCAGCCCTACGAGCGGGCGGTGGAGCTGTGGCTCGGCAGGAAAGGGCAGGGTGTGGGGGTGGTGCTGGAAGCCACGGGCCGGCGGGGCAACCTGCTGGCCCTCGATGCCGGCGGCGGCCTGCGCGCCGCCTGGCGGTGGGAAGGCCCCGAGCGAAGCCCGCTGCGGCCCCTGACCCCCGGAGCCACCTACCGGGCGCCGCCTGCGCCGGCCGGAGTGCGCCTCGGGGAAGTCGCGCAGGGGACGTTCGACGCGTGGGTGGCGGCGGGCGAGCCCCTTTCGCGCCGCCTCCTGGGACTCGGTCCCGCCCTCGCAGCCGAGGTGCTCCACCGGCACCGGCAGGGCGGGCTGACGGCGTGGGACGCCTTCGAGACGCTGCGGGCGGACTACGGGCGGCCCGGCCCCGTGTGGGAGTATGGGGACTGCCTGTCCGCCGTGGAGCTCACCCACCGGGGTGCGCCCCTGGCGGTGCATCCCTGGGGAGGGGCGCTCGGGCGCGCCGGCGCGTGGCTCGAGGAAGCCCGAGCCCGGGCGGAGGCCGAAGCCGCTCGGCGGCGCCAGACGCGGGAGGAGGGCGCCTTTCGGGACCGCCTCGAGCGGCGCCTGGAGCACATCCGCGCCGACCTGGCGGCCCTGCCCGACCCTCGCGCCCTGCGCGGCGAGGCCGAGGCGCTGGCGGCGCACCTGCACCGGCTCGCACCCGGGGCCCCCTGGGCCGACGTGCCCGACCTCCACGAGCCGGGCACCGTCCGGCGCATCGCCCTGGACCCGTCCCTGGGGCCGGGGGCGAACCTGGACCGTCTGTACCGGAAGGCGCGCCAGGTGGAAGCCGCCGGGGCCGCCCTCCGAGTCCGGCTGGAGGAGACCCGGCAGGAGCTCGCGAGGGGCCCCGCGCAAGCCGTCGGCGGGCGCGGAAGTGCCCGTGGCCGGAGGGGGGAAGAGGACGCCCGGGGCGAAGGCCCCTATCGGCGCTACGTCTCTTCCGACGGGTGGGCGATCTGGGTGGGCCGAAACGGGGCCGAGAACGACCGCCTCCTGCGGGAGGCGCGCCCCTGGGACCTCTGGCTCCACGCCCGGGAGGCGCCGGGGGCCCACGTGCTCCTGCGCAAGCCCGGCCGCGAGGCCCGCCCCCCCGACCGCACCCTGGCCGAGGCCGCCGGGCTCGCTGCCGCACACTCCCGCCTCCGGGAGGACGCCGGAGTGGAGGTCCTGGTGGCCGAGGCCGGCCGGGTGCGAAAGCCCAAGGGGGCCGGCCGGGGGCGGGTCGTGGTGAGCGGCGAGCGCACGCTGCGGGTCGCCCCCGGTGCGGGGAATCCGCGCCTCGCCCCTGAATCCGCGCTGGGTGCTCGACACAGGTAG
- a CDS encoding LapA family protein yields MLAFVKKLFFALCLFVLLVFVYQNLEALGTNVPFVFDAYFQGYRYQTPPFPVWILFAVFFLFGMLAAGFHGIYERLARRVEIRKRDKRIRELEKELGELRAQAAELKPPAAAEEPAPAGSSPAEPVGPVRALPPGGEASPRRPASPSPRPLEEEPTL; encoded by the coding sequence ATGCTCGCCTTCGTGAAGAAGCTCTTCTTCGCCCTGTGCCTGTTCGTGCTCCTGGTCTTCGTCTACCAGAACCTGGAGGCGCTGGGGACCAACGTGCCTTTCGTGTTCGACGCCTACTTCCAGGGGTACCGGTACCAGACGCCCCCGTTCCCCGTGTGGATCCTCTTTGCGGTGTTCTTCCTCTTCGGCATGCTCGCGGCGGGGTTCCACGGGATCTACGAGCGGCTGGCCCGCAGGGTGGAGATCCGCAAGCGGGACAAGCGCATCCGGGAGCTGGAAAAAGAGCTCGGAGAGCTGCGGGCCCAGGCGGCGGAGCTCAAGCCTCCGGCGGCGGCCGAAGAGCCGGCCCCCGCGGGGTCCTCTCCGGCGGAGCCCGTGGGACCCGTGCGGGCGCTCCCCCCGGGGGGGGAGGCCTCCCCGCGGCGCCCCGCCAGCCCGAGCCCCCGGCCCCTGGAAGAAGAGCCCACCCTCTAG
- a CDS encoding metallophosphoesterase, protein MLLGLLSDTHLLALDARLPALLSGVLGPAEVLLHAGDYAAEAVVDYLEFGDTRPFYGVAGNADPLSVARRLPSSRLLDLGGCRVGLVHGGGPSEGLEDRVLSAFGEAPDLLVYGHSHRPARTQRGKTVLVNPGSAFERRHAPRCTVALVELSPGGIAVRFEEVAP, encoded by the coding sequence ATGCTTCTCGGCCTTCTCTCCGACACGCACCTGCTCGCTCTGGACGCCCGGTTGCCGGCGCTGCTCTCGGGCGTCCTCGGGCCGGCCGAGGTGCTCCTGCACGCGGGGGATTATGCTGCGGAGGCGGTGGTGGACTACCTGGAGTTCGGCGACACCCGGCCCTTCTACGGGGTGGCCGGCAACGCGGACCCTCTTTCCGTGGCCCGGCGCCTGCCCTCGTCGCGCCTCCTCGACCTGGGCGGCTGCCGGGTGGGGTTGGTGCACGGCGGGGGGCCGTCGGAGGGGTTGGAGGACCGGGTGCTCTCGGCGTTCGGCGAGGCGCCGGACCTTCTCGTGTACGGGCACAGCCACCGGCCCGCCCGCACGCAGCGGGGGAAGACCGTCCTGGTGAACCCGGGCTCGGCCTTCGAGCGCCGCCACGCCCCCCGGTGCACGGTAGCGCTGGTGGAGCTCTCGCCGGGAGGGATCGCGGTGCGGTTCGAGGAGGTGGCCCCTTGA
- a CDS encoding peptidoglycan DD-metalloendopeptidase family protein produces the protein MGRGHRVLHAAALAACFLGVARPDRLWSSLPPRLTPEAADALRASLSEPWTPSIDERFGVLLEERIRELRGFRRAEGEVASGETLGAVLQKSGVAPADALALARSLAPVFDPRRARPGDAYTLLLDPQGRPAELTYRRSPVEVYRAEARGEGWRAEKVEIPVAREEAVLAGSVRGSLYASFLAAGADPDLVMAFVDLFAWDLDFSRDTREGDAFEALYETLSAGGEPVGNGRLLAARYRGARGTWSAVYYRSAAVEGYFDPEGRSVRKSFLRSPLQFSRISSRFTHARRHPVLDVVRPHQGVDYAAPAGTPVWAVADGTVEHAGWKGEAGNTVALRHARGYETLYNHLSGFGRGIRAGARVAQGQVIGYVGQTGLATGPHLDFRVKKDGRWVDPLREKYVPGDPVPRGEADAYRAWARGWLDRLDEVAAREPERRVARASGGQ, from the coding sequence ATGGGCCGAGGGCACCGGGTGCTCCACGCCGCTGCGCTGGCCGCGTGTTTTCTCGGCGTGGCGCGGCCGGACCGCCTGTGGTCGTCCCTTCCCCCCCGGTTGACGCCGGAGGCTGCCGATGCCCTGAGGGCCTCGCTGTCGGAGCCCTGGACGCCGAGCATCGACGAGCGGTTCGGGGTTCTCCTGGAGGAGCGCATCCGGGAGCTTAGGGGCTTTCGCCGGGCCGAGGGGGAGGTGGCCTCGGGGGAGACCCTGGGGGCCGTGCTCCAGAAGAGCGGCGTGGCGCCGGCAGACGCCCTCGCCCTGGCCCGCAGCCTGGCGCCGGTCTTCGACCCCCGCCGCGCCCGCCCCGGCGACGCCTACACCCTGCTCCTCGACCCCCAGGGCCGCCCTGCCGAGCTCACGTACCGGCGCAGCCCCGTGGAGGTGTACCGGGCCGAGGCCCGGGGCGAGGGGTGGCGGGCCGAGAAGGTGGAGATCCCCGTGGCTCGGGAGGAGGCCGTGCTCGCGGGGAGCGTTCGCGGCTCGCTCTATGCGTCGTTCCTGGCGGCCGGGGCCGATCCGGACCTGGTGATGGCGTTTGTGGACCTCTTCGCCTGGGACCTGGACTTCTCCCGGGACACCCGGGAGGGGGATGCCTTCGAGGCCCTCTACGAGACCCTCTCCGCCGGCGGGGAGCCGGTGGGCAACGGGCGGCTCCTGGCAGCCCGGTACCGGGGGGCGCGGGGCACCTGGTCGGCCGTGTACTACCGGTCGGCGGCGGTGGAGGGGTACTTCGATCCCGAGGGCCGGAGCGTGCGCAAGAGCTTCCTTCGCTCCCCTCTCCAGTTCTCCCGGATCTCCAGCCGGTTCACCCACGCCCGGCGCCACCCGGTGCTCGACGTGGTGCGTCCCCACCAAGGGGTGGACTATGCCGCTCCGGCGGGCACCCCGGTGTGGGCCGTGGCCGACGGCACCGTGGAGCACGCGGGGTGGAAGGGCGAAGCGGGCAACACCGTGGCGCTGCGCCACGCCCGGGGCTACGAGACCCTGTACAACCACCTCTCGGGCTTCGGCCGGGGCATCCGGGCGGGGGCGCGGGTCGCCCAGGGGCAGGTGATCGGATACGTGGGGCAGACGGGGCTGGCCACGGGTCCCCACCTGGACTTCCGGGTCAAGAAGGACGGCCGCTGGGTGGACCCCCTGCGGGAGAAGTACGTGCCCGGCGACCCGGTGCCCCGGGGCGAAGCCGATGCCTACCGGGCCTGGGCCCGGGGGTGGCTCGATCGCCTCGACGAGGTCGCCGCCCGGGAGCCCGAACGCCGGGTGGCACGCGCGTCCGGCGGGCAGTGA